In Nitrospira sp., one genomic interval encodes:
- a CDS encoding saccharopine dehydrogenase NADP-binding domain-containing protein, protein MPQVLVLGAGKIGSLVAGLLSVEGHYEVHLADLTLDGPKRLIDELSLTSVTPCALDVRRADSVAAYVSSHRFDAVVSSLPYFCNPAVAEVARAQRLHYFDLTEDVTVTARVRTISAGSDRAFIPQCGLAPGFISIVANDLIGHFESVESVKLRVGALPVHPSNALKYSLTWSTDGLINEYGNVCVGIEGGQEVRLQPLEGYETIELDGLLYEAFNTSGGLGTLADTYRGRVRTMNYKTLRYPGHCEKIQFLMNDLKLNDDRETLKRILERAIPQTLQDVVLIYAAVTGTRQGELFEETYVKKVYPQARLGRLWSAIQVTTASSLCSVVDLVLCNPSAYRGFVTQECFPLRSILDNRFGISFRS, encoded by the coding sequence ATGCCTCAGGTATTGGTGCTCGGGGCGGGGAAAATCGGTTCTCTGGTCGCAGGGCTGCTGTCGGTCGAGGGACATTATGAAGTCCATCTTGCCGACCTGACTCTGGATGGCCCCAAGCGCCTGATCGATGAGTTGTCGCTGACGTCCGTGACCCCCTGCGCATTGGACGTGCGTCGAGCCGATTCCGTTGCAGCCTACGTCTCATCCCACCGATTCGATGCAGTGGTTTCCAGCCTGCCCTATTTTTGCAATCCTGCTGTGGCTGAAGTCGCACGCGCCCAGCGGCTTCATTATTTCGATTTGACGGAGGATGTAACCGTCACCGCTCGGGTACGAACGATCAGTGCGGGCTCCGACAGGGCATTTATTCCGCAATGCGGTCTCGCGCCCGGATTTATCAGCATTGTGGCTAACGATCTGATCGGGCATTTTGAATCGGTGGAGAGTGTGAAATTGCGGGTGGGGGCTTTGCCGGTTCACCCGAGCAATGCCCTGAAGTATTCCCTCACCTGGTCGACGGACGGGTTGATCAATGAATACGGGAATGTCTGCGTTGGGATCGAGGGGGGCCAGGAGGTTCGTCTGCAACCTTTGGAAGGGTATGAAACGATCGAATTGGACGGGCTGCTGTACGAAGCATTCAACACGTCGGGCGGGCTGGGCACGTTGGCCGATACGTACCGCGGCAGGGTCCGCACGATGAACTATAAGACCCTGCGCTATCCGGGACATTGCGAAAAAATTCAGTTCCTGATGAACGATCTCAAGCTGAACGACGATCGTGAGACGCTGAAGCGGATTCTGGAGCGGGCGATTCCCCAGACGCTGCAAGATGTGGTGTTGATCTATGCGGCTGTGACGGGCACGCGCCAAGGCGAATTGTTCGAAGAGACCTATGTGAAAAAAGTGTATCCGCAGGCGAGGCTTGGACGATTGTGGTCGGCCATTCAGGTCACCACGGCCTCTTCACTCTGTAGCGTTGTGGACTTGGTTCTGTGCAATCCTTCGGCCTATCGTGGGTTCGTGACGCAGGAATGTTTCCCGTTACGTTCTATCCTGGACAATCGATTTGGGATCTCTTTTCGATCGTAG
- a CDS encoding aldehyde dehydrogenase family protein produces the protein MNIGALFDLLGWRPEQRETPLSSMPWEPVEPAGLITSHNPATGALLARVRCCTQADYERSMRDLQQVQAVWKIVPAPRRGEIVRRIGQTLRDRKDALSTLVSLEVGKIKSEGEGEVQEMIDMADFAVGLSRMLYGQTMHSERPRHRMYEQWHPLGVVGVITAFNFPVAVWAWNAFIAAVAGNAVLWKPSPKAPLCALAVQRLCHHVLQEAGYPGLFSLMVTNEVEMAERMVRDDRLPLISFTGSVPVGRRVAETVGRRLGRSLLELSGNNAVIVDETADLDLATRAILFGAVGTAGQRCTSTRRLIVHESQYEQLIARLVAAYREVRVGDPLEPGVLMGPLIDREAVERYREALATVIREGGEVLYGGRVLTHPGHFVEPTIVRAENHWAVVQEETFAPILYVMTYRSFDDAIWMQNGVPQGLSSSLFTRDLRRSEVFLSAAGSDCGIANINLGTSGAEIGGAFGGEKTTGGGREAGSDAWKAYMRRQTNTINWGTELPLAQGITFGRTEGGYDGARG, from the coding sequence ATGAATATAGGGGCGCTTTTCGATCTTTTGGGATGGCGGCCGGAGCAGCGGGAGACTCCCCTTTCTTCAATGCCATGGGAACCCGTCGAGCCTGCCGGTCTGATTACGTCCCATAATCCCGCCACAGGAGCGCTGCTAGCGCGGGTTCGTTGTTGCACGCAGGCCGACTATGAGCGTTCAATGCGAGACTTGCAGCAGGTACAAGCGGTTTGGAAAATCGTCCCGGCTCCCAGACGCGGGGAGATTGTGCGCCGCATCGGTCAAACTTTGCGGGACAGGAAGGACGCGTTGAGCACCTTGGTATCGCTGGAAGTCGGCAAGATCAAGAGTGAAGGTGAGGGGGAAGTCCAGGAGATGATCGATATGGCGGACTTCGCCGTCGGGTTGTCCCGCATGTTGTATGGACAGACCATGCACTCTGAACGTCCCCGACATCGCATGTACGAGCAGTGGCATCCCCTTGGAGTGGTGGGCGTCATCACGGCGTTTAACTTTCCCGTGGCGGTGTGGGCGTGGAACGCGTTCATCGCAGCCGTCGCCGGCAATGCAGTGCTGTGGAAACCCTCGCCCAAAGCACCCCTCTGTGCCTTGGCCGTGCAGCGGCTGTGTCACCACGTCTTGCAGGAGGCGGGATATCCGGGGCTGTTCTCCCTGATGGTGACGAATGAAGTTGAAATGGCCGAGCGAATGGTGAGGGATGATCGGCTGCCGTTGATCTCCTTCACGGGGTCCGTGCCGGTTGGGCGTCGGGTTGCGGAGACAGTGGGGCGGCGCCTCGGCCGATCTTTGCTGGAGTTGAGCGGCAACAACGCAGTCATCGTGGACGAAACGGCTGATCTTGATCTGGCTACCAGGGCGATCCTCTTTGGCGCGGTAGGTACGGCGGGGCAGCGTTGCACCAGCACGCGGCGATTGATCGTCCATGAATCGCAATACGAGCAATTGATCGCGCGACTGGTCGCAGCCTATCGAGAGGTGAGGGTCGGCGACCCGTTGGAGCCGGGTGTCTTGATGGGGCCGCTCATCGATCGGGAAGCCGTGGAGCGATACCGGGAGGCGCTGGCGACGGTGATCCGGGAAGGAGGCGAAGTGCTATACGGCGGCCGGGTATTGACGCACCCCGGGCACTTTGTGGAACCGACGATCGTTCGGGCCGAGAACCACTGGGCGGTCGTTCAGGAGGAGACCTTTGCGCCGATTCTCTACGTGATGACGTACCGATCGTTTGATGACGCGATCTGGATGCAGAACGGGGTCCCGCAGGGCCTGTCCTCGTCTTTATTTACCCGCGATCTGAGAAGGAGCGAGGTGTTTCTGTCCGCCGCCGGCAGCGACTGTGGCATTGCTAATATCAACCTCGGCACGTCTGGGGCGGAGATCGGGGGGGCGTTTGGCGGCGAAAAAACGACAGGTGGGGGCCGCGAGGCCGGGTCCGATGCCTGGAAGGCCTATATGCGGCGGCAGACCAACACCATCAATTGGGGAACGGAATTGCCGCTGGCACAGGGCATCACGTTCGGGCGAACCGAAGGAGGGTATGATGGGGCAAGAGGCTGA
- a CDS encoding VOC family protein: MLTRMTADFLSRNYAGRLVQESLDAVGVGFVPVIDHVTIRTMDIDLRAQEFVSLGYAYDETLQYDDWYAKVYRRAGFPALFVDQAYPDERGKTSIIPRWVQKFGDQLFHHVAIRVEDIEQAVDRLKAQGIVFAGEIVGARGGTLRQIFTAPEMVEGHPFSVLELAERHQGYQGFLPPQADSLMRSTVHGH, encoded by the coding sequence GTGCTGACTCGTATGACCGCCGACTTTCTCTCCCGAAACTACGCAGGCCGACTGGTGCAGGAATCTCTGGATGCGGTCGGAGTTGGCTTCGTGCCGGTGATCGATCATGTCACGATTCGCACGATGGATATCGATCTGCGCGCCCAGGAATTCGTATCTCTCGGCTACGCCTACGATGAGACTCTGCAGTATGACGACTGGTATGCCAAGGTGTATCGGCGGGCCGGATTCCCTGCCCTCTTCGTCGATCAGGCCTATCCGGATGAGCGTGGGAAGACCAGTATTATTCCCCGTTGGGTGCAGAAGTTCGGCGACCAGCTGTTCCACCACGTGGCGATTCGGGTGGAAGACATCGAGCAGGCGGTCGATCGCTTGAAAGCGCAGGGGATCGTCTTTGCCGGCGAAATCGTCGGGGCTCGAGGTGGGACCTTACGGCAGATCTTTACGGCGCCAGAAATGGTGGAAGGTCATCCGTTCTCCGTGCTGGAATTGGCCGAGCGTCATCAGGGCTATCAGGGGTTCCTTCCACCGCAAGCCGACAGCCTCATGCGATCGACTGTGCACGGCCATTGA
- a CDS encoding c-type cytochrome has product MVRPRCAPRTVMMGVVLCIVGAGTAVGQASPSAHAPHRTVTLDGITVPDIGPLPSSVPMPGTNLGYAAKVELGKQLYFDGRLSKNNAISCAFCHNPGTGFADARQTSIGVGGGIGGRQSPTVFNTAFNPFQFWDGRARSLEEQAIGPIHNPIEMAETHEHVVAKLGKIKGYQQQFRVVFGTDVNLQGIAEALAAYERTVLSTNSAFDKYVGGDHRAMSDAAVRGMALFKGKARCILCHNGPNFTDNQFHNLGVPQVGPLKEDLGRFLVTKAEKDKGAFKTPTLRSIAETAPYMHDGVYKTLEEVVEFLDQGGEANPNLSPMIRPLGLTAEEKADLIAFLQALTGEPLKVVMPKLPQ; this is encoded by the coding sequence ATGGTGCGACCCCGCTGCGCTCCGCGTACGGTCATGATGGGGGTGGTGTTGTGTATCGTCGGAGCTGGAACTGCTGTGGGCCAGGCCTCACCCTCCGCCCATGCTCCGCATCGGACGGTGACCCTCGACGGCATTACCGTCCCGGATATTGGGCCTCTCCCGTCGTCGGTTCCCATGCCTGGGACCAATTTAGGCTATGCTGCCAAGGTCGAATTGGGCAAGCAGCTCTATTTTGACGGACGCTTATCCAAGAACAATGCGATTTCCTGCGCGTTCTGCCACAACCCCGGAACAGGATTTGCCGATGCGCGCCAGACGTCGATCGGTGTGGGAGGCGGGATCGGCGGACGTCAGTCGCCGACGGTCTTCAATACGGCGTTCAATCCCTTTCAGTTTTGGGATGGCCGTGCGCGGTCGCTCGAAGAGCAGGCGATTGGGCCCATTCACAACCCGATTGAAATGGCGGAGACCCATGAACATGTCGTGGCCAAGCTGGGCAAGATTAAAGGATACCAGCAGCAGTTTCGTGTCGTGTTCGGCACCGATGTGAATTTGCAGGGCATCGCCGAGGCCCTTGCGGCCTATGAGCGCACGGTATTGTCGACCAATTCCGCGTTCGACAAGTATGTAGGTGGAGATCACCGCGCCATGAGCGACGCGGCGGTGCGGGGGATGGCGCTCTTCAAGGGCAAGGCTCGCTGCATTCTCTGTCATAACGGGCCAAACTTTACCGACAATCAGTTCCACAACCTCGGTGTCCCGCAGGTCGGGCCGTTGAAAGAAGATCTAGGCCGTTTCCTCGTAACCAAGGCAGAAAAGGATAAGGGCGCATTCAAGACGCCGACTCTGCGCAGCATTGCCGAAACTGCTCCGTACATGCACGATGGTGTGTACAAGACGTTGGAGGAGGTGGTGGAGTTTTTGGACCAAGGTGGCGAGGCCAACCCCAATTTGAGCCCGATGATAAGACCATTGGGGCTGACCGCGGAGGAAAAGGCCGACTTAATTGCATTTCTGCAGGCATTGACAGGAGAGCCCCTCAAAGTAGTCATGCCCAAATTGCCCCAGTGA
- a CDS encoding DUF1264 domain-containing protein, whose protein sequence is MKKGLLAVLAAATIGCAGVAPQKAVSGEPQSPVQGFDIHVQAPHLMPNGEPGGPFHHYCKGISDQILQCLLFDSPDPKAKLVAIEYFVSKDLTRKLPPIQWHRHFHDHKVEIATGRVQVLDLPPDQAAKVAEVAAGTDGVIYHLWQAGQEFPDGTVSFPQSLGHKFPGHSEK, encoded by the coding sequence ATGAAAAAAGGACTACTGGCTGTTTTGGCGGCAGCCACAATCGGATGCGCGGGAGTTGCTCCCCAAAAGGCCGTGAGCGGAGAACCGCAGTCTCCGGTTCAAGGTTTTGATATCCATGTGCAGGCCCCCCATCTCATGCCCAACGGGGAGCCGGGGGGCCCCTTCCATCACTACTGTAAGGGCATCTCAGACCAAATTCTGCAGTGTCTATTGTTCGATTCGCCGGATCCCAAAGCTAAATTGGTAGCGATCGAGTATTTCGTCTCGAAAGACCTCACCAGGAAATTGCCTCCGATTCAATGGCACCGGCACTTCCATGACCACAAGGTTGAAATTGCGACCGGTCGGGTGCAGGTGCTGGACCTTCCGCCGGACCAGGCAGCAAAGGTGGCGGAAGTGGCGGCGGGGACCGACGGCGTCATTTACCACCTCTGGCAGGCTGGGCAAGAGTTCCCCGATGGAACAGTCTCGTTCCCGCAGTCCCTGGGGCATAAATTCCCCGGGCACTCTGAGAAGTAA
- a CDS encoding cytochrome c produces MVPERWKRLVFCFFILGVGACPALAADQAVLRPRVPADKIDEAKAWANPVPATADNIEKGKALFQGKAFCATCHGRDGKGLADIEGLRGKLPRNFTDKVWQTARSDGELFWILKNGSPGTDMASFVPLVLTEEEAWQVLLYVRSFGR; encoded by the coding sequence ATGGTGCCAGAACGATGGAAGAGGCTGGTTTTCTGTTTTTTCATTCTTGGCGTTGGGGCGTGTCCAGCATTGGCAGCCGATCAAGCGGTCTTGAGGCCTCGCGTCCCGGCCGACAAAATCGACGAAGCGAAAGCCTGGGCGAATCCCGTCCCAGCGACAGCTGACAACATCGAAAAGGGGAAAGCGCTCTTTCAAGGAAAGGCGTTTTGTGCGACCTGCCATGGCAGGGACGGGAAGGGGCTGGCCGACATCGAAGGGCTGCGCGGGAAATTGCCGAGAAATTTTACCGACAAAGTATGGCAAACTGCGAGAAGCGATGGAGAACTATTCTGGATCCTGAAGAATGGAAGTCCAGGAACCGATATGGCCTCCTTCGTTCCGCTCGTGCTGACGGAAGAAGAGGCGTGGCAGGTGCTCTTGTATGTGCGCTCGTTCGGCCGTTGA
- a CDS encoding PilZ domain-containing protein, whose amino-acid sequence MHPKAAPPAPAHQKPDHATATLSFDRLHHRLNITCPALFSGTLFIAEGTVRNLSQAGCLLECDRAVLQGSYMPLRILLPDHHRSLIVELAAVRWVDGDRMGVEFLRFPQQEQSRLATFLKSLQGR is encoded by the coding sequence ATGCATCCCAAAGCCGCACCACCCGCTCCAGCACATCAGAAGCCAGACCATGCGACAGCGACACTGTCGTTTGACCGGCTGCATCACCGGCTGAATATCACATGCCCAGCTCTATTCAGCGGAACACTCTTCATTGCGGAAGGGACCGTGCGGAACCTCTCGCAAGCCGGTTGCCTACTCGAGTGTGACCGCGCGGTCCTGCAGGGCAGTTATATGCCCCTCAGAATCTTGTTGCCTGACCACCATCGCTCCCTGATTGTCGAGCTGGCGGCGGTGCGTTGGGTTGACGGCGATCGCATGGGCGTAGAATTTCTGCGGTTCCCCCAGCAGGAGCAGTCTCGCCTGGCGACATTTCTCAAGTCGCTCCAGGGAAGGTGA
- a CDS encoding redoxin domain-containing protein, with protein MPELLHVSNNAASPYFKSEHARHITTKEVQRMIEIGQKIPAFRVPALKRGTLTLCDLSSFRGQWLALCAIPSFGLHEATFLARHQEDFERDGARLVVLCPEVTTLHAEWIRLYPTLRLPMLADPLMRIHRSLNLSRHPSDGRCRSVLVDPAGTLRFHLTHDLNAREIEELKIVLSAAQPQTVHPARLPQVPRSKGALTSCVR; from the coding sequence ATGCCAGAGTTATTGCATGTGAGCAACAATGCTGCCTCACCGTACTTCAAGTCAGAGCATGCCCGCCATATCACGACCAAGGAGGTCCAACGTATGATCGAAATCGGCCAGAAGATTCCCGCGTTCCGCGTGCCTGCGCTCAAGAGAGGTACCCTCACGCTGTGCGATTTGTCCAGTTTCCGAGGGCAGTGGCTCGCTCTCTGCGCCATTCCCTCGTTCGGCCTCCACGAGGCCACCTTTCTCGCCCGTCACCAGGAGGACTTTGAACGGGACGGCGCGCGGCTCGTCGTGCTCTGCCCTGAGGTCACGACCTTACATGCTGAGTGGATTCGACTCTATCCCACCCTGCGCCTCCCGATGTTGGCTGACCCCCTCATGCGCATCCATCGATCCCTCAATCTGTCTCGACACCCCTCCGATGGGCGCTGCCGCAGCGTACTCGTCGATCCAGCAGGCACGCTCAGATTTCACCTGACCCACGACCTGAATGCGCGAGAAATTGAGGAATTGAAGATCGTCCTCTCGGCCGCTCAACCGCAAACCGTTCATCCGGCTCGCCTCCCCCAAGTCCCGCGATCAAAAGGAGCTCTTACTTCATGCGTACGTTAA
- a CDS encoding YkgJ family cysteine cluster protein, with protein sequence MGAPPASPAPLPLFQQAEQWFQRAHAALLETLPCSRGCSHCCIGPFPITCLDALELQHGLQTLPEPKRLRIVATARRQVELLETAYPALRSTPSLDKWRDEAIDIMVERFSDLPCPALSTDGSCCIYRFRPFTCRTMGIPTEAGGTVAGACTVQTAVPILRLSAALRQEERLLSTEESVCLSILTQTQRTSGEEILLPYGFLVSLDTTP encoded by the coding sequence ATGGGGGCGCCGCCGGCCTCTCCAGCCCCCTTACCTCTCTTCCAGCAAGCGGAACAGTGGTTCCAGCGCGCTCACGCCGCTCTTCTCGAAACGCTCCCCTGCTCGCGCGGATGCTCCCACTGCTGTATCGGTCCGTTCCCCATCACGTGCCTGGATGCGCTCGAACTCCAGCACGGACTTCAGACTCTCCCAGAACCCAAACGCCTCAGGATCGTCGCCACGGCACGCCGCCAGGTTGAGCTGCTCGAAACGGCATACCCCGCACTCCGCAGCACCCCTTCATTGGATAAGTGGCGCGACGAGGCGATTGATATCATGGTCGAACGATTTTCCGATCTCCCCTGCCCGGCCCTTTCGACGGACGGCAGTTGTTGCATATATCGATTCCGCCCCTTCACCTGCCGAACGATGGGTATTCCGACTGAAGCCGGCGGCACGGTGGCAGGCGCTTGTACGGTCCAAACAGCGGTGCCTATCCTGCGACTTTCCGCAGCTCTACGGCAGGAGGAACGACTACTCTCGACAGAAGAGTCGGTATGCTTGTCGATCCTCACCCAGACCCAGCGGACAAGCGGCGAAGAGATTCTGCTTCCTTACGGTTTCTTGGTGAGCCTCGACACCACTCCCTAG
- a CDS encoding HU family DNA-binding protein has product MAKSMTKSQIADHLAGKAGITKKTAVQLLDDLASLAYREAKNAFVVPGIGKLVLANRKARMGRNPQTGEPIKIPAKRVVKFRVAKMAKDAILGKK; this is encoded by the coding sequence ATGGCCAAGTCGATGACGAAATCGCAGATTGCTGACCACCTCGCAGGAAAGGCGGGGATCACCAAAAAGACAGCCGTACAGCTGTTGGATGACCTTGCCTCGCTTGCCTATCGCGAGGCCAAGAATGCCTTCGTCGTGCCCGGCATCGGGAAGCTGGTGTTGGCCAACCGCAAGGCGCGCATGGGTCGGAATCCTCAGACGGGCGAGCCGATCAAGATTCCGGCAAAGCGAGTGGTGAAATTCCGCGTTGCCAAGATGGCCAAGGACGCGATCCTCGGGAAGAAATAA
- a CDS encoding MoaD/ThiS family protein, whose product MGQLQTTDGERDLACDLPAPLTVRQIIQRQGRSLRHVLQLLREKKVLVTINKRIASEDSLVQDGDALRFVGHDGAGGSGLSPSF is encoded by the coding sequence ATGGGACAACTTCAAACGACAGACGGAGAACGCGACCTGGCCTGCGACCTTCCGGCCCCTCTCACCGTCCGGCAGATCATCCAACGGCAGGGGCGCAGTCTTCGCCACGTACTGCAACTCTTGCGGGAAAAGAAGGTCCTCGTCACCATCAATAAACGTATCGCCAGTGAAGATTCGCTTGTGCAAGACGGCGATGCCTTGCGCTTCGTCGGACATGACGGCGCAGGGGGCAGCGGCCTGTCCCCTTCGTTCTAA